TATTGGTTCAATGCCTTTAAAGAAACCTATTTAATGACGAAAAGCAGAGGTTTGCAGGATGAGTCTCGACCTCAGCTGTCCTTATATCTACAATGGAAAGACAGTATTACCCGAGCAGATGAACGCGATACCAGATAAGTTGCAATAATAGCGTGACGTATAATAAGAGGATATCTCATGTATTATGGATTGGATATTGGTGGTACTAAAATTGAGTTTGGTGCTTTCAACAAAAAATTAGAGCGTGTTGCAAAAGAGCGTATAGCGACGAATACCGAGGATTATGAGCAACTAATTAATTCTATTGTCGATTTGGTAGAGCAGCATGATAAGAAATTTGGCGAAGAAGGCACAATCGGCATTGGTCTACCAGGTATGGAAAATGCGAAAGATGGCACGATGTTAACCGTCAATATACCCGCAGCAAATGGCCAACCATTACGCCAAGATCTCCAAGACAAGCTCAAACGCAAGGTCAGTGTCGAAAATGATGCGAATTGTTTTGCGTTGTCTGAAGCATGGGATGATGAATTTCAAGGAAAAAGTACCGTACTAGGTTTAATTATGGGAACAGGTTTCGGTGGGGGCCTTATCATAAATGGACAAGTCATTTCTGGCAGTAATCATGTTGCTGGCGAAGTCGGCCATACGCGTGTGCCGATTGATGCTTGGTTGGCGTTGGGGGATAACCCACCTTTACTTGATTGTGGTTGTGGTAAACAAGGCTGTTTAGATAATTACCTGTCTGGACGCGGCTTTGAACTACTCTATACGCATTTCTACGATAAGAAATGTTCAGCTCAAGACATTATCACGGCTTACCATTGTGATGATATGCAAGCGAAGGAGTTTGTGGACCGGTATTTGGAGTTTACGGCGATGTGCTTTGGAGGGCTGTTCACAGCACTCGATCCTGCGGTTGTTGTGATTGGTGGGGGGTTATCGAACTTTGATACCTTGTATGAAGAATTGCCCAAGCGTATCCCGCGTTATCTCATGTCTGTCGCCTCATGTCCGCAAATCATTAAAGCGCGCTATGGTGATTCTGGTGGTGTTCGTGGTGCGGCTTTCCTTAATTTACCACTCACTGACGACTAACCCGTTAGATATGTTGAGGCGTTGCGTGTACTGATGACCTACCGTTCTCGCTAACAGACTAAGGGGAGCGTTATCGTCCCCCTTAGTCTTTAAAAGCTAAAGCTACATGCTGGTGTGTTATTGTTTTGTTGGCTTTTTGCCAATACCGACGTTTTCTTTCGGTTTAAGAGTAATGTGACTAAAACCTAGCTTACGAAAGTGGTTATCGCGATAGTTACGCATTGCTTTCGTATCTGAAATAGCTTCGATCTGCTGTTCCATTTTGAGGTAGCTCGTTAAATCAATCCCTTCTGCAGCCGCGAC
This DNA window, taken from Vibrio palustris, encodes the following:
- the nagK gene encoding N-acetylglucosamine kinase, producing MYYGLDIGGTKIEFGAFNKKLERVAKERIATNTEDYEQLINSIVDLVEQHDKKFGEEGTIGIGLPGMENAKDGTMLTVNIPAANGQPLRQDLQDKLKRKVSVENDANCFALSEAWDDEFQGKSTVLGLIMGTGFGGGLIINGQVISGSNHVAGEVGHTRVPIDAWLALGDNPPLLDCGCGKQGCLDNYLSGRGFELLYTHFYDKKCSAQDIITAYHCDDMQAKEFVDRYLEFTAMCFGGLFTALDPAVVVIGGGLSNFDTLYEELPKRIPRYLMSVASCPQIIKARYGDSGGVRGAAFLNLPLTDD
- a CDS encoding DUF2960 family protein; its protein translation is MSRTILYTFNDEEKTLVFSYQEYRSAHEAVAAAEGIDLTSYLKMEQQIEAISDTKAMRNYRDNHFRKLGFSHITLKPKENVGIGKKPTKQ